A single region of the Salvia splendens isolate huo1 chromosome 18, SspV2, whole genome shotgun sequence genome encodes:
- the LOC121777802 gene encoding pentatricopeptide repeat-containing protein At3g22670, mitochondrial-like — MLSNSKIFHSSWLRQASFSLKNIYRGDYAPNVNGVSSTFLNRLCTVADPRADESPALPDWVRIGSSDDEARAKKSKDDDFVPPSVSYWIENRKIFAEDVDVKRLVNDIVETDIDKVSEVMKNHHLKFKSPDSVVRALEGFDVDLSEGLVEQVLTRFSCDWIPAFGFFKWAETCNGGAHSARLYNLMVDNLGRTRRFDVMWELVGEMKRLEGYVTLDTMTNVVRRLARAGKYDDVIEVFEKMEAYGVEKDITAMNMVMDALVKQGSVEHAERVYLHYTDRIPLNLRTYNVLVHGWCKTRQMEKAKKTIGEMKEHGFSPDSVTYTCVIESYCRERDFRKVEATLEEMKGKGLQPSVVTYTVLMSAFSKAKETDKALRVYEEMKQSGCSPDAAFYDVFIQALSRAGRLRDSDAVFEDMSRQGVSPKVATYNTLILIAANGLQEEKALNILRRMEEDKCKPDRRTYAPLLKMCCTLNRMKVLTFLLSHMFKNDVGMDLGTYSLLVSRLCRNGRLDRACTMFEEMARKGFVPMDCTYKLLVKGLERKGMLLEKQRVEQIISSLNTGKCVA, encoded by the coding sequence ATGTTATCGAATTCGAAGATTTTCCACTCTTCGTGGCTGCGGCAGGCTTCGTTTTCACTGAAGAATATTTACAGAGGCGATTATGCTCCTAATGTAAATGGGGTTAGCTCTACATTTCTCAATCGGCTTTGCACTGTTGCTGATCCAAGGGCGGATGAGTCGCCTGCGCTTCCGGATTGGGTTAGAATTGGATCTTCTGATGATGAGGCGCGCGCTAAGAAGTCGAAGGACGACGATTTCGTGCCTCCCTCGGTATCTTACTGGATCGAAAATCGCAAGATTTTTGCTGAAGATGTTGATGTGAAGAGGCTAGTGAATGATATTGTTGAGACTGATATTGATAAGGTGAGTGAGGTTATGAAGAATCATCACCTCAAATTCAAATCCCCTGATTCGGTTGTGAGAGCTCTGGAGGGTTTTGATGTGGATTTGTCCGAGGGTTTGGTGGAGCAAGTGTTGACGAGGTTCAGCTGCGACTGGATTCCCGCGTTCGGATTCTTTAAATGGGCCGAGACGTGCAATGGGGGCGCTCATTCGGCTCGTCTTTACAACTTGATGGTCGACAATTTGGGGAGGACGAGGAGATTCGATGTTATGTGGGAGCTCGTGGGAGAAATGAAGAGATTGGAAGGGTATGTCACGCTGGACACGATGACTAATGTGGTGAGGCGTCTTGCAAGGGCCGGGAAGTATGATGATGTGATCGAGGTGTTCGAGAAGATGGAGGCGTATGGAGTGGAGAAAGACATCACGGCCATGAATATGGTGATGGATGCGTTGGTGAAGCAAGGAAGTGTTGAGCATGCCGAACGAGTTTATCTCCACTATACGGATCGAATCCCTCTTAATTTGCGGACGTACAACGTGTTGGTCCACGGATGGTGTAAAACGAGGCAGATGGAGAAGGCTAAGAAGACGATTGGTGAGATGAAGGAGCACGGGTTCTCCCCGGATTCAGTCACCTACACTTGTGTGATCGAGAGCTACTGTCGCGAGAGAGATTTTCGCAAAGTTGAGGCCACGTTGGAGGAGATGAAGGGGAAGGGTCTGCAACCGAGTGTGGTGACATACACGGTTCTGATGAGCGCGTTTTCTAAGGCGAAGGAAACGGATAAGGCACTCCGGGTTTACGAGGAGATGAAGCAGAGCGGGTGTTCCCCCGATGCTGCCTTCTACGACGTCTTCATCCAGGCTCTAAGCCGAGCAGGCAGGCTGAGGGACTCCGATGCTGTCTTCGAGGACATGTCGAGGCAGGGAGTTTCACCCAAGGTGGCGACGTACAATACGCTCATCCTCATCGCTGCTAACGGGTTGCAGGAGGAGAAGGCTCTCAACATACTGAGGAGGATGGAGGAGGATAAGTGCAAGCCGGATCGAAGGACGTATGCGCCGTTGTTGAAGATGTGCTGCACGTTGAACAGAATGAAGGTGCTCACCTTTCTGCTGAGCCACATGTTCAAGAACGACGTCGGTATGGATCTCGGAACGTACTCGCTGTTGGTGAGCCGCCTCTGCAGGAACGGGAGGCTGGATCGGGCTTGCACCATGTTCGAGGAGATGGCGCGGAAGGGGTTCGTGCCCATGGATTGCACGTATAAGCTTCTTGTTAAAGGGCTCGAGAGGAAAGGAATGCTACTAGAGAAGCAACGAGTTGAACAAATAATTAGTAGCTTGAATACTGGAAAATGTGTCGCATGA